In Candidatus Nitronauta litoralis, one DNA window encodes the following:
- a CDS encoding DUF1232 domain-containing protein yields MKSFLVAMAGLVSLIYLVNPGAGIIEIIPDNMPIIGNLDEGTAAAVLLAALRYYGVDLTGFLRKGIKEPDEKDSPENDRK; encoded by the coding sequence ATGAAAAGTTTTCTGGTGGCAATGGCTGGCCTGGTCAGCCTGATATACTTGGTAAATCCAGGCGCAGGAATTATTGAAATCATTCCGGACAACATGCCGATAATTGGTAATCTCGATGAAGGTACCGCCGCTGCTGTCCTGCTGGCCGCGCTTCGCTATTATGGAGTGGATCTCACCGGTTTTCTCCGTAAGGGAATTAAAGAGCCTGATGAAAAAGATTCCCCGGAAAACGACAGGAAATGA
- the radA gene encoding DNA repair protein RadA produces MARTKTEYVCQSCGHKVPKWLGKCPECGDWNTFAEEVTRPASSSAKLRSRSNTTAPPKVMSITDVAPASSTRLGSGIGELDRVLGGGLVPGSLILLGGDPGIGKSTLVLQSLFEMANAGNPVLYVSGEESPEQIQLRASRLNRLSENFRVFSEICLEDILRVLDEENPSVLVLDSIQTFHTADLPSAPGSVGQVREVAFKVFQECKSRGLPVWIIGHITKEGAIAGPKSLEHIVDTVLYFEGERGNHFRILRAIKNRFGATPEMGVFEMSDEGLRPVENPSELFLAERPAESPGSVIVTTLEGTRPLLVEVQALVSSSASVGIPRRMASGVDPNRMSLLVAILEKRLGLHLQGEDIFVNIAGGLKVAEPGIDLGLAVAIAGSFQNKAIDPSTVLIGEVGLTGEVRSVGQLEIRLHEASRLGFTRCLVPKVNKNANLKPPAGLQLVQVASLEQTFDTVFE; encoded by the coding sequence ATGGCACGAACAAAAACTGAATACGTTTGCCAGAGCTGTGGTCACAAAGTCCCCAAGTGGCTAGGCAAGTGCCCGGAGTGCGGCGATTGGAACACCTTTGCCGAGGAGGTCACTCGCCCAGCCTCTTCCTCTGCTAAACTGCGCAGCCGTTCCAACACTACCGCGCCTCCCAAAGTAATGTCGATCACGGATGTTGCCCCGGCCTCGTCTACGCGATTAGGCTCCGGAATCGGCGAACTCGATCGGGTTCTGGGCGGCGGCCTGGTCCCCGGTTCCCTGATCCTTCTGGGTGGTGATCCAGGGATTGGAAAATCTACTCTGGTGTTGCAAAGCCTGTTTGAAATGGCCAATGCAGGCAATCCGGTACTCTATGTTTCCGGCGAAGAATCTCCCGAACAAATCCAACTGAGAGCCAGCCGGCTCAACCGCCTTTCCGAAAACTTTCGCGTTTTTTCTGAAATCTGCCTGGAAGATATTCTTCGTGTTCTTGATGAAGAGAACCCGTCTGTTCTTGTGCTCGATTCCATTCAGACTTTTCACACAGCAGATCTCCCTTCAGCTCCGGGCAGTGTGGGGCAGGTGCGCGAGGTGGCTTTCAAGGTATTTCAGGAATGCAAAAGCCGCGGACTGCCAGTCTGGATCATCGGTCACATTACAAAAGAAGGAGCGATTGCCGGACCCAAATCGCTTGAGCATATTGTCGACACGGTGCTCTACTTCGAAGGGGAACGCGGCAATCATTTCAGAATTTTAAGAGCGATCAAAAATCGTTTTGGCGCAACACCCGAGATGGGGGTGTTCGAGATGAGCGACGAAGGCTTGAGGCCGGTGGAAAATCCTTCTGAATTGTTTCTGGCGGAACGACCGGCAGAGAGTCCGGGTTCCGTTATTGTCACCACCCTGGAAGGAACGCGTCCACTGCTGGTCGAAGTGCAGGCCCTGGTCAGCTCCTCCGCATCGGTAGGCATACCCCGCCGCATGGCCTCGGGTGTTGATCCCAACCGCATGTCCCTGCTGGTGGCCATCCTTGAAAAACGGCTGGGATTGCACTTGCAGGGTGAAGACATTTTCGTCAATATTGCGGGAGGATTAAAAGTGGCGGAACCGGGAATTGATCTCGGGTTGGCGGTCGCCATCGCCGGCAGTTTTCAGAACAAAGCGATTGATCCTTCGACCGTGTTGATTGGCGAGGTGGGGTTGACCGGAGAGGTACGTTCGGTAGGTCAGCTTGAAATCCGCTTGCATGAAGCGTCCCGCCTGGGTTTCACCCGTTGTCTGGTGCCCAAGGTGAACAAGAACGCCAACCTCAAGCCGCCAGCCGGATTACAGTTGGTGCAGGTGGCCTCTCTGGAACAGACTTTCGATACCGTGTTTGAATAG
- the ispD gene encoding 2-C-methyl-D-erythritol 4-phosphate cytidylyltransferase, with protein MSGWQHVAAIITAGGRGVRIGGDVPKQFLELNGKPILEHTLENFKTTGLLDEVVLVVPADSVTQVEQDYKRFDGWLTRVVAGGSERQDSVGNGLDALGPEADIVLVHDGVRPFVTYEMLYQSIETAHAEGGAICAIPVSDTLKRADEKGVVSETVDRQGLWRMQTPQTFSRPVLKEAFDQARSDGFYGTDEGMLVERIGRPVKLVTGSEFNIKITRPEDLVLGQRIAAFWQDYVRQTQ; from the coding sequence ATGAGCGGTTGGCAACATGTTGCAGCGATCATCACCGCAGGCGGACGAGGTGTTCGTATTGGGGGGGATGTACCCAAACAGTTTCTGGAACTGAATGGGAAACCGATCCTCGAACATACACTCGAAAATTTCAAGACGACCGGTCTGCTCGATGAAGTGGTATTGGTGGTGCCAGCAGACTCGGTAACACAGGTAGAGCAGGACTATAAAAGGTTTGATGGCTGGCTGACCCGCGTGGTGGCCGGGGGTTCTGAACGACAGGACTCCGTTGGCAACGGGTTGGATGCCCTGGGTCCGGAAGCCGATATCGTGCTGGTTCACGACGGGGTCCGCCCGTTTGTGACTTACGAGATGCTGTATCAATCCATCGAAACCGCGCACGCGGAAGGTGGTGCAATCTGTGCTATTCCTGTGAGCGACACTTTGAAACGCGCAGACGAAAAAGGCGTGGTGTCCGAGACGGTGGACCGCCAGGGTTTGTGGCGTATGCAAACTCCACAGACATTTTCCCGTCCGGTTTTAAAAGAAGCATTCGACCAGGCCCGGTCCGATGGATTTTATGGCACCGATGAAGGTATGCTGGTAGAACGTATCGGGCGGCCGGTAAAACTGGTGACCGGCTCCGAGTTCAATATCAAGATCACCCGTCCTGAAGATCTGGTGCTGGGACAACGCATCGCCGCTTTCTGGCAGGACTATGTGAGGCAGACGCAATGA
- a CDS encoding peroxiredoxin → MLSVGTEAPDFLVNDHNGNRINLKELRGKKVILWFYPKADTPGCTMEGKGFRDDYMKLQAKNTQVLGVSLDNEADNKAFAEKFEFPYPLLCDVGREISMAYHAIQSKDDGYANRITYVIDEQGIIAEAIEEVDTKTHSSDLCSRL, encoded by the coding sequence ATGTTATCCGTAGGTACAGAAGCCCCCGATTTCCTGGTCAACGATCACAACGGCAACCGCATTAACCTTAAGGAACTGCGCGGAAAGAAGGTCATCCTCTGGTTTTATCCAAAGGCGGACACCCCCGGCTGTACGATGGAAGGAAAAGGCTTCCGGGATGACTATATGAAACTTCAGGCCAAAAACACGCAGGTGTTAGGGGTCAGCCTGGACAATGAAGCCGACAACAAGGCCTTCGCGGAAAAGTTTGAATTTCCTTATCCGTTGTTGTGTGATGTGGGCCGCGAAATTTCCATGGCGTATCATGCCATTCAGAGCAAGGACGATGGCTACGCCAACCGGATCACTTACGTGATCGACGAGCAGGGAATAATTGCCGAAGCGATTGAAGAGGTGGACACCAAAACCCATTCCAGTGATTTGTGCTCACGCCTGTGA